One window of Lemur catta isolate mLemCat1 chromosome 3, mLemCat1.pri, whole genome shotgun sequence genomic DNA carries:
- the CCN1 gene encoding CCN family member 1, whose product MSSRTARALAFAVTLLLLTRLALSTCPAACHCPLEAPKCAPGVGLVRDGCGCCKVCAKQLNEDCSKTQPCDHTKGLECNFGASSTALKGICRAQSEGRPCEYNSRIYQNGESFQPNCKHQCTCIDGAVGCIPLCPQELSLPNLGCPNPRLVKVTGQCCEEWVCDEDGVKDPMDDQDGLLGKGLGFDASEVELTRNNELIAVGKGGSLKRLPVFGMEPRILYNPLHGQKCIVQTTSWSQCSKTCGTGISTRVTNDNPECRLVKETRICEVRPCGQPVYSSLKKGKKCSKTKKSPEPVRFTYAGCSSVKKYRPKYCGSCVDGRCCTPQQTRTVKMRFRCEDGETFSKNVMMIQSCKCNYNCPHANEAAFPFYRLFNDIHKFRD is encoded by the exons ATGAGCTCCCGCACGGCCAGGGCGCTCGCCTTCGCCGTCACCCTTCTCCTTTTGACCAGGCTG GCGCTCTCCACCTGCCCCGCCGCCTGCCACTGCCCCCTGGAGGCGCCCAAGTGCGCGCCGGGAGTCGGGCTGGTCCGGGACGGCTGCGGTTGCTGTAAGGTCTGCGCCAAGCAGCTCAACGAGGACTGCAGCAAAACGCAGCCCTGCGACCACACCAAGGGGCTGGAATGCAATTTTGGCGCCAGCTCCACGGCTCTGAAGGGGATCTGCAGAG CTCAGTCAGAGGGCAGACCCTGTGAATATAACTCCAGAATCTACCAGAACGGGGAAAGCTTCCAGCCGAACTGTAAACATCAGTGCACATGTATTGATGGCGCTGTGGGATGCATTCCTCTGTGTCCCCAAGAACTGTCTCTCCCCAACTTGGGCTGTCCCAACCCCCGGCTGGTCAAAGTCACCGGGCAGTGCTGTGAGGAGTGGGTCTGTGATGAGGATGGTGTCAAGGACCCCATGGACGACCAGGACGGCCTCCTCGGCAAGGGGCTGGGTTTCGATGCCTCTGAGGTGGAGTTAACGAGAAACAATGAATTAATTGCAGTTGGAAAAGGCGGCTCGCTAAAGCGGCTCCCTG TTTTTGGCATGGAGCCTCGCATCCTATACAACCCTTTACACGGCCAGAAATGCATAGTCCAAACAACGTCATGGTCGCAGTGCTCAAAGACCTGCGGAACTGGTATCTCCACACGAGTTACCAATGACAACCCTGAATGCCGCCTGGTGAAAGAAACCCGGATCTGTGAGGTGCGGCCTTGTGGACAGCCAGTGTACAGCAGCCTGAAA AAGGGCAAAAAATGCAGCAAGACCAAGAAATCCCCAGAACCGGTCAGGTTTACGTACGCTGGATGTTCGAGTGTAAAGAAATACCGTCCCAAGTACTGCGGTTCCTGCGTGGATGGCCGGTGCTGCACACCCCAGCAGACCAGGACTGTGAAGATGCGGTTCCGCTGCGAGGATGGGGAGACGTTTTCCAAGAACGTTATGATGATCCAGTCCTGCAAATGCAACTACAACTGCCCACATGCCAACGAGGCGGCATTTCCCTTCTACAGGCTCTTCAATGACATTCACAAATTTAGGGACTAA